The Lycium ferocissimum isolate CSIRO_LF1 chromosome 1, AGI_CSIRO_Lferr_CH_V1, whole genome shotgun sequence genome includes a region encoding these proteins:
- the LOC132029778 gene encoding LOB domain-containing protein 12-like — translation MGAGNSPCASCKLLRRRCAKDCVFSPYFPSDNPHKFAIVHKVFGASNISKMLQELPVHQRGDAVSSLVYEANARMKDPVYGCVGAISYLQNQVSQLQMQLALAQAEILCIQMQSQDQPTALTSPLHELVADDKSFFFSDNLNYF, via the exons ATGGGTGCAGGAAACTCTCCATGCGCTTCATGCAAGCTGCTGAGACGCCGTTGCGCCAAGGATTGCGTATTTTCTCCTTACTTCCCTTCTGATAATCCTCACAAATTTGCCATTGTTCATAAGGTCTTTGGTGCCAGCAATATCAGCAAAATGTTACAG GAGCTTCCGGTGCATCAAAGGGGAGATGCAGTGAGCAGTCTAGTATATGAAGCAAATGCAAGGATGAAGGATCCTGTATATGGATGTGTTGGTGCCATATCCTACTTGCAGAACCAGGTCTCCCAGCTGCAAATGCAACTTGCATTGGCTCAAGCTGAGATCCTTTGCATCCAAATGCAATCACAAGATCAACCAACAGCTTTGACCTCACCATTACATGAATTAGTAGCAGATGACAAGTCATTCTTCTTCTCAGACAACCTCAATTACTTTTGA